The following are from one region of the Etheostoma spectabile isolate EspeVRDwgs_2016 chromosome 2, UIUC_Espe_1.0, whole genome shotgun sequence genome:
- the LOC116705346 gene encoding GTP-binding protein Rhes-like yields MSLEVKDKTLVRLVFLGAAGVGKTALIQRFLQDTFESKHRRTVEELHIKEYDIDGVKITVEILDTSGSYSFPAMRKLSIQNSDVFVLVYAVDDPESLEAVKSLRDEILEIKEDKYTPLVVVGNKMDRVQERLVSNEDVLSTVELDWNNRYLEASAKENVNVVEVFKVILQQANLPSRLSPVLRRRRETFPKDTNFRPPMNKTNSCILS; encoded by the coding sequence atgtctcTGGAGGTGAAGGACAAGACCCTGGTGCGTCTAGTCTTTCTGGGAGCAGCAGGAGTGGGCAAAACAGCCCTGATCCAACGCTTCCTCCAAGACACATTTGAGTCCAAACACCGGCGTACAGTGGAGGAGCTGCACATCAAGGAGTATGACATTGATGGGGTCAAGATCACAGTAGAGATCCTGGACACCAGTGGCAGCTACTCCTTCCCGGCCATGCGCAAGCTCTCCATCCAAAACAGTGATGTTTTTGTGCTGGTGTATGCTGTGGATGACCCTGAGTCCCTGGAGGCTGTGAAGAGCCTCCGAGATGAGATTCTAGAGATCAAGGAGGACAAGTACACACCGCTCGTGGTGGTGGGAAACAAGATGGACCGGGTACAGGAGCGTCTGGTTTCCAACGAGGACGTGCTGTCAACCGTGGAGCTGGATTGGAACAACAGATACCTGGAAGCTTCGGCAAAGGAGAACGTCAACGTGGTGGAGGTGTTTAAGGTGATCCTGCAGCAGGCAAACCTACCCAGCCGTCTCAGCCCTGTGCTGCGTAGACGCAGGGAGACCTTTCCAAAAGACACAAACTTCCGACCACCTATGAACAAGACCAACAGCTGTATTTTGTCGTAA